Genomic window (Paraglaciecola psychrophila 170):
TAATGCAGGGGTATTTGCCATAAATGACATAACTGCCGAATGTAATCTCATAGACACAGTTGCCTTAAAACTGGCAATGCGTTGAAGCACTTTAAACGGATTAGGATCGTAAGCAACATGCGTCATAGGCACATCACTTGAAACTCGTGACATTATCTGCCGATGAATGCGAACATCTCCAAATTGCGAATGTTTACTGAAATCTAACAGAAATATTGGCTCTTGAGTTTGCTGCCATGTTTGTTCTATCGCAGCGACTGCCATGTCTATACGGTGTTGTTCATTGTCTTTATTTACATTGCCAAATGCGTCAATCGCTTGCTGACAAAAATTATACATAATGCCATTACGCTCAATGGATACTAAACGGTTAGTTTGATGGCAGAGCATCAGCGGCGCGAGATCGAAGGTTAATTTAACATTGGCATTTGGCGCTATTGATTCTGCAATAGCTAAGCTTTGTGGGTCTCTCACACCTGTAAAACCACATTCATTAAGAAACTTGGCGCAAGCGCTTTCTGCTTCTAAAGACTCAAATGGACCAATACCCACACCGACTGCACGACTGGCTTTTCGCCCTGCTAACTTAATGAGGTGACGTTTAAACTCTAAATCTTTAGTGCTGTGCAGCACCGAGCCGCCACCAAATATCACTTTCTCACTTTGCAACGCATTCTTATAATGCGAAAGTCGTTGCTGGCCACGAAATCGCGGCTTAGGCATAGCTTGAACATCACCAAATTCTTCACATTTAATCAAACTATCACTGCTGACTTTGTTATTCGTAGCACCCAGTAAATGGTGACTGGCCCAGCGCGTAGCATACATAAGCACATCATCACCGGTGTTCTGCATACCGTAATAGCCTGTAAGGTAAGCATGGTATTGTTTAAACATGCGATTCTCCGTTTTGTAAATTTTTAAACGTCATACCTAGCCAGAACAATGCTGGCCAATATAGGTATGCAAGAATTTCTAAGTTCTCGAACAGACTGTAACAAGTAAACACAATCAACATGCACATCGCAGCACGTGCTTGCACATTGTGGACAGAAAAGACAAACAGGTAGATTAGGCTTAGTACCATTGGAATTGCCAAAGCAAATAACCCAACTAAACCTTTAACAAAAAGTAAACCGTACCAAGTATGGTGTGAGCCTATTACCATAAATTCGACTATTTTAGGCCCTGACTCAACCATGCCATGGCCCCATATCAGCGATTCATATCGCCAGCGTTGCAAAGCTAAATTTTCTAAGGCGGCACGCACCCTGGTTGATCTAGGACGCGCATCTTTAACTTGTTGAAAGACATCCATCACCCATTCATAGATAGGCTCGCCTAACAGTAGGATAATAGGCAGTAAAACGCCTAGACCAAGCAGTAACCACGGGTTTTTCAACTGACTGGTAAACAAGAACAGCGGTATTATCATAATGAAAATGGCCCAGCCCGCCCGTGACTGAGACAACATGGCCATCACCACACAACCCGCTACCCCCCAGTTTCGCCATATTTTTTCTTTTTCTTGTAAGCAAAAAATCACAAATATGCAGCTCAAGAACCCAGCAGCAGGTGCCCATGGCGCAAAAAACTGCCAGCGACCAGCACCTGACTCTGGGTTTACCCCGTACAAGCTGACCATAAAAAAGTTATCACCAGCCCCACCTAAAATTTGTAGGGGGGAGATAAACAACTGCCCAGATGCCCCCGCCACGTAAAGGATAAAAGTGATAACACCAAAAATAGCGGTGTGTTTACCTACAACACATACGGCTCTGATTAAACGTTCAGGTTTAAGGTTAACCACGGCGCCTAATAACGGAAACACTCCCAACAAAGCCCAACCTTTAGCCCACCCCACAGTGCTTTTGATGGTTTGAGTAGTACCTAATGACCAATCAGCATGGCCTACCCACAAACTAATTAACATCATCAGCATACCTAGCCCCCATAACCACACAATCAAGGGTACATGTCTAAAGCTATTTTCACCTTCAACAAAGCTCCTTAACACGACAATGCCAAGGACTACCCAGCCTAACACTGAGCCTGTAATGTATAACCCACCGATTGCGTAAATAGGGTAAGTAAACAGCAAAGCCCAGCAAATTAACTTCTCTTCAACAGTACCTTGATAATGCGTCTGCGATTGCATAACACCGTCACTCCTGAAGTAATGAATAAAAAGCCCACTAAACCAGCTGCTAAACCTAACTTTAGAATAGGACTGTGAATGTCAGTGGGAAGGGAGGGTTTGGTTAACAGCTGCAATACAGGGTATGAAGCAAATACATCCGCTTTCCCCGCTTCAAGTCTAGCGGCGGCGGAAGTAAATACAGCCTCTGCTAAATCAAACTCGCGTTGTAAACGGTCTAGTACAGCCGCCTCACGAGCATAGATTTTAAGCTGATCTTGAAGGTGTAATTCAGAACGGCGTAAGTCAGCAATCTGTGCTGTGATACCCTTCTCTTTGGCTGACGCGTCAATTAAATCGGCAAACATTTGTGCACGCATAGGATTCACTTCTAAATCGAGGCTACTAAAAACACTCGCAGCATGGGGGCCAGCAATAGTATTACTACGAATAAGTAACGAAGAACGAGCAGCTTGGTAACGTTGGTGTTCCGCTATGACTTTAGGATGCCCGTTCCCCCAACGTGACTGATACTCAGACAATTGTGAAGTACTGATGTCTAGTTCTTTAAGTAAGCCACGAAACTCCACGTCAGACTGTAAGGTAAAAGCTTTACCAGCCAAATCAGCCGATACCCCTAAGTTTTTACCTAGGCCAAAGGCGTAATCAATTAAATTTGACACTTCAGCGTGTAAATAAAGTTGCTTTTCTTTAATGGTTTGTAAACTACTGACTAATAAAGTGAATTGGTCTTGGGAAACCAAAGATGAGTCCTGTTGAAACTGTAATATATTCGCCCGAGCTTCATTTAGTCTGACACGGTAATCTGCAAGCACCCTTTGGATACTTTTATCTCTGTGTGACACTTCATCTGAACGTAATCGGCTTAGTTCTTCTTGGAGGCTTTGATACAAAGCCCATGCTTTAGTTTCTGCTTGTTTGGCACTGCTACCTTTAATACTCACGACTAAAATAGACGTTTGTTCAGTCAACGCAATTTTAGGTTCTCCAAATTCGATGGCTGATAATGATGTTTTTTCACTCGCGAGATTTAACACCCCCCTACTTAACAGCATTTCCTTGTAATTGACTCTTGGATTAAAGCCACCAGCTGAAAAAGGTGCACTTGTTTGGGAAACCACTTGACCCACATTATCAAGTACCACACTAGATGATGCACCTGTACCGGGTAATACTAGCTCCAGATCACTTTGGTATACTGGCGCCATGCTCAGATAAAGCATCACTATAAGGGCGATAAACAAATAACCACACAGACACATTGCTAGACATGGCCATTTTACCAAGCGATAAAACTGTGCTCTGAATTTCTGATAACGAGTAGGGATGGCTATGGGATAATGCATAATAGTCGCCTAAAACAATAGGAACGGGCTTAACACGTCAACAATAGTGCGTGCTACATCGCGTATATTAGTGATATTAGAGTCATAACAAGCAATGGCGTCGTTGGGCATGACATAAGGATTAATATCATCACGGTTTGCCTGTCTCATTAATTGTTCGACAGAACGCTCGACGACTTGTGTTTGATTTGTGATGGGGTTAATACTGGCCAACATCACTTTGCGCGAAGCATTTGTCCACTCTTTACCACCGACACAGTTGGCTGAAACTGCAGCCTGTAATAATTTTGTACCATAGGGTAAATTAGTCGCATAGGGTCCGACTGCCGCGCTTGAATTATTTTGTGCTGAGTCAATCAGGTTAGACATAAATACCCTAAATCCTTTGGGTGTGATTTGACTAGGCCTCACTAAATGAGGTTGAAAACATCCTGTGCTTGGCACAATCACTTGATCACCATCGATAAGTGGATAATCTTTAACTGGCAAGCCAGATAATATGCCTGTTAAGTCGACTTCAATCTGCCATCCTTGACGAATTAAAATAACCTGATCGAGTTTCGCGTCGGGTCTTGCACCATGGGCCCCGCGGATGGCTTCTGAGAGCAATCTTCGATGGGTATAATCGCCGGCAGCAACCACTCGTTGATCCATTTCATTATTAGCACGTTTGTTGTTGATTAATATTCTACCCGGTTGAAATACTGCGCCAGTAACCGGTACTTCAATTGCTGCTAAGTGTAAAACCTTAACGTACACCGACGCGGTAACGGGACGAAATATATTGGCTTTTATCAAAGCTATTTCAACTCGTTGCGATAATTCTCTTGGCGACATACCAGATGCATGAATCGGCTCAAGAATGGGCAAAGTGAGTAAACCTAGGTTGTCTAATACATAACTGCCGTTGAATCCCTCCCCATACTCCATCATGATCTCAATCATATCCCCTGGGCTAAGGGGTAATGTATTACGTGTAGGATTCATTCTTGAAGGTAATGGAGCTTGGCTTGGAGCAGAAGACAAAATAGGTTTATCAACACGATAATTTAGCGGTGCCGCAAAGTCTGCACGATCATCACAATTTAGCTGGGCAGCAAATACTTTGCCCGGCACACTTTGTTGACTGAACAACTCACCACGGTCGTTTATAGCACCATAAAAACTAGAAGAAGAATTTTCAATTTCTTGCAAGCTATGTTGCTGGGCGCAACCGGCTAATAAGAAGAAACTGAAAACACTGGTCACGGCGTTAATTTTCACCCTCTTTGTGAGATTAAATAGAACCGTCTTCATCGAATACTCCGTGACTACCCTGTAGCCTTTGTAACTAATGCAACTAATGCAACTAGCTATTGCAGCAACTAGGCCAACCCTATTAAAAATATAAGATACTGTTTTTTATGATTTATATATTTTTATGTAGATTGACATTTTGCATAATGCAAACCTTTTTTTGATTTGCGAAGTGCGAAGTGATTTAGGAGATAACGAGGTCAATTTTCAATAAATAAGCTATCTGGAAATAGCTTATTTATTGCAGGGGATTACAAATGAATACGTATTGACTTGAAACATAAATTAATACGCTCCTCTAGCGCCAATCACACAAGGTAAGGTTGCTAGTAATATTCTGATATCATAACCAATTGTCTGTTTTTGAAGGTAGCGGTCGTCCAACGCTACTTGAGTATCAAAATCAGTATCTGCCCTTCCTGATACTTGCCACAAACCTGACAAGCCTGGCATTCCGTTAAGCCGACATAAAGCGGAAGTAGGATAGGCATTTACCTCAATGGCCAAGGCTGGACGTGGTCCAATTAACGCCATATCACCTTTAACAATATTGATTAGTTGCGGTAGTTCATCAATTGAGAATTTACGAATAAATGCACCTACTACAGAAATACGTGAGTCATTTTTATATTTTTTACAGATGCCATCTCTATCACTTGTAGTAGGGTCAGGTTCAGCATAACGACGGTCTGTTTTTAAATACATTGAGCGGAATTTATACATTTTAAAATGACGACCATATTTTCCAATGCGATCCTGGCTAAAAAAACAGCTGCCGCGACTTTCTAAACGAATAAGTAACATCGTTATCAACAAAAACGGTGATAAAACTATTAATGCAGTCAAAGCGACTAAACGTTGTATAAACATAGGTATACCGTTGTGTTTACCTGTCAATAATACTGGATAAGGTGGAGTAGTTTGTTCGTTGGCAACAATATATTGGTCAACAGTTGAGTCTAAAATAATAGAAATAGTCATGATTAAAATCCTCGACTTGCTCGGTTAAAAACAAAGGTATGAATTAAAAATACTGGGTTACCAATCACGTAACGCTTAAATTTACTTTTTGGCTCTTGCATTAGTCTCCATAACCATTCCAAACCTAATTCGCGCATCCATATTGGCGCTCTTGAAATCTGTCCTGAATAAAAGTCAAACAATCCACCTACCGCCAATGCAGTGCGACAGGTAAGTTGTGGTGCGTTATCTTTAAGCCATTGTTCTTGCAAGGGAGAACCCATGGCTAACAGCAAAATATCAGCATTCGACTGATTAATACGCTTTACTGCGTTGCTATCACTGGAGCGCTCAAAATATCCATGTTCAACCCCAGCGATACATAACTTTGGGTATAGTTTCAAAAGGTTTTTAACAGTGGCAATAGCGACTCCAGGCTTAGCTCCCAATAGGTAGATTGAGATTCCTTGGGCCTGAGCTGCTTCACACAAGTGCGGCAACATATCTGTGCCATTAAGGTTATCTTTAATATTGATACCGAGTGTTTTCGCAGCAATCCTTAACCCGGAGCCATCAGCAAAACTGCGATCTGCGGCATTTAAGTTTTTACTCAGTTGTGGGTCAACCGCTGTTAAATTGACAGAGTTAACATTAACAAAACAGCCTATTTTACAACCATTGAGTTTTTGTTCCGAGCCTTGTTCAATATTTTGATCTGACATCACCCAGTCAACCGCATCAATCATAGTGTCATTATTAATTTTCAAATCAAACAAAGTAAAAATCGCAGGGGTTGTTAACTGAGACTTATTATTATTGTATAAAAAAGCAGTTAGCCCAGCTTTTAATAACAGCGATAAATATCCTAGTCGGTTGTCAGTAAACTGTTGTTCAAGTAATTCAGTCTTTTCGATGGTGACTAATCCACTTGCCTGATGCAAAGTGACCGCATCAAACAGACCCGTAGGAATAAAAGAATAAGCCTGCAAACGTTCTGTTTGCTGTTTAGTCATTTCAATATCAACTGGCATTCCGCATAGGCTAATGCGTTTGCTCAATACACTCCATAACATTGGCAAACCTTTAAGCATACCAAAACTAAAACGCTGGTATTGAACAGGTCTCCCGAGGCAGTCTTGCTTTAAAGAGTACTCAAAGACAGTTTTACCTTTGAGTAAAGCTATACAGGTATTCAATATAAGAATTGGCAGGCTGATTAATAATAAACAAGCGCTAATCGAGCGGTTAAATTCTGTGCCTAAGTAACGTTGTTGCACGGTATCATCGACAACACGACTTCTTACATAAAGGAAAAATGGCTTACCTGACATATCGATCTCCAATCACTGTTAATTTTGGTTTACCTAAAGTGTGTTTGTCTCTCTAGAGTCCATATAACAGGTACATTGCGTATCTTGTGCCAACTTTCAAAAAAACTAAGTGATTGTTATAACTGCCTTTTATTTGAAGTTAGATATATAGGGGATATATGCATGATTGTAATTTCTATTTTAAAAATGCAAATTGAGAAAATTTTTTATTACGAGAAAAAATCAAGAGAATGCGGAATTTAATTTATTAGAAGCTAAATAGATTATCAAAAAAATATGGATTTTTAGAGCCAGCTCAATCACATTTAGACCTCATGATATCCAAAACTAAGTGGGCTTTTATGTAGTTAAATACGACGGAACTCTGAATAACGTTTTAATACTAAAGAGGTTAGTTTAGTGAGTTTATCTGGAGGAGGATAAGATTGGCATTTCATCTCAGCTAAGGCCTGACATTTGCTGAATAATTTAGTTAACCTTGCCAGTATTTTATGACTTAAATTGAGCCATAAATTTGTGCGTAAAGGCCCAAAACTATAATGCCGAATATAATCATTTAAGTCTGGATCGTAAGTATTGTTCCAGCTGCGATCCAAGGTACTAACGAATTGACAGTGTTTGGTATATTCAATGATATGCCCATTTTCACCCCAACCCACGTTGTTTTCAGCCAAGATTGGTTGATGCCTAGCTGTTACTATCATGTTTAACCAATGAAGTACTTTTCTATGGTTTTTTATCAAAATTACACCTGAGTTGTATCGACCAGTGTAACTTTTTGCTAAATACACGTATTTATCAGGCAGTAACACACTACTTAGTTGTGGCGCATGTGTTTGAATATAAGCATCAGCATCGACAAATAATACGGCATCATAACCATTTGCTAACGCTTCAATCATTAAAGTTAGCTTTAACCAACAGCACTCCACACCAATAGAAGTCGCGTAAGGTTTAGTAACAACTTGATAAGTATACCCATTAAGGTCTGCATAACGTTTGTGTGAAGCAATGCAATCTTTATACAGCCATTGGTAACCGTTCAATGCAATGCTAAATACCAACACCTTGTTTTTCATGGTTTCACCACTCTAATACTGATTTTTAGACGTCTTCTAATGGTTTCAATGCAATAAGCAATCCAATATTTGCATCACGTAAAAATCAGGTTTCAGAGCTATCGCGTAAAATTAGCCATGTGATTTGGGAATTTATTTTGTATTGCGTTGCAATTTGCAAACATTCAAAGAATTAACATCTAGTCTTGTTATATAAATGAAGCACTTGATTGATATGGGTATTTACTCATGGCGCGAAGATAGGGTACTGAAGACATTGCAACTATTCTGACACAGGGGGCCCACAAATTTGATTGGATGATGAAAAAAAATTTGAGTAACTGGAAAAACATTATGCACTGATTTTATCGGATAAACTTAATCTACGACTCAGTCTTCTAATGCTTTCAAAATCAAGCAACTTAACTATTTTACTATCCCCAATATAAATAAGATTTTTTGTCTGGATTAAATGGTCTCGAGGAGGCAATCAAAATATAATTAAGCCTAACAATTTAAAATAGTTGCGCAATGAATACACTGATGATTTTTTTAAGCTGTTATTTCAGCTGTGCTTTTTGTGTCTCTAATAATTTAAATAATTATAATAAATAGGTGTTTTAGAATAGGATGGTCTTCTACACTATTGCGGTCCATTGAATACATAGGCAAGTAAGTTAGGGAGACATCAAATGAATGATGCAAATGCAATAACTAAACCACTTATGACTGTGCTTTGTGTGGATGATGAATTAGATATTATTCATGCTATGAAACGTTTATTACGTAAACAAAATTACAATTTGCTATTTGCTTCAAGTGGTGAAAAAGCTTTAGAGGTCATGCGACAAAACAATGTCGATCTTATCATTTCTGACATGAGAATGCCTGCTATGTCTGGAGCAGAACTATTAGAAAAGGTAGCTACGTCTTATCCTAACAGCTATCGTATTTTATTGACTGGATACGCAGATATGGAGTCGACGGTAAGTGCAACTAATAAAGGTAAAATTCTTAAATATATACAAAAACCTTGGGATAACGACGAGCTAATCAGTTCAATAGAAGAAGGGTTAGAAAAAGTTAAATTACACAAATAGAATTGCACACAACAATAGCGCCTCGCAAAAATTATTATTCAATCTTATTAAAATCCTCGCCAATATCAACAGCGGCTTTGCAAATAGTGTAAGCCAACTATCCAAGAGAATAGCCGAACATTTATCGCTATCGAAAGATGAAATCAGTGATATTACTTATGCAGCGTTGTTATGTGAGATCGGCTTGTTGGGCTTAGATACAGTCATTTAGCGAACTTAACTATAGGCATATGCCAAAGCACCTGAGAC
Coding sequences:
- a CDS encoding polysaccharide pyruvyl transferase family protein, whose protein sequence is MFKQYHAYLTGYYGMQNTGDDVLMYATRWASHHLLGATNNKVSSDSLIKCEEFGDVQAMPKPRFRGQQRLSHYKNALQSEKVIFGGGSVLHSTKDLEFKRHLIKLAGRKASRAVGVGIGPFESLEAESACAKFLNECGFTGVRDPQSLAIAESIAPNANVKLTFDLAPLMLCHQTNRLVSIERNGIMYNFCQQAIDAFGNVNKDNEQHRIDMAVAAIEQTWQQTQEPIFLLDFSKHSQFGDVRIHRQIMSRVSSDVPMTHVAYDPNPFKVLQRIASFKATVSMRLHSAVMSFMANTPALSINYHRKCHSWCEQIGVPKVYQFDAQNINPKQLSEQLNQGVGTGFAVPIMKPDAAVQAALLNWKE
- a CDS encoding O-antigen ligase family protein: MQSQTHYQGTVEEKLICWALLFTYPIYAIGGLYITGSVLGWVVLGIVVLRSFVEGENSFRHVPLIVWLWGLGMLMMLISLWVGHADWSLGTTQTIKSTVGWAKGWALLGVFPLLGAVVNLKPERLIRAVCVVGKHTAIFGVITFILYVAGASGQLFISPLQILGGAGDNFFMVSLYGVNPESGAGRWQFFAPWAPAAGFLSCIFVIFCLQEKEKIWRNWGVAGCVVMAMLSQSRAGWAIFIMIIPLFLFTSQLKNPWLLLGLGVLLPIILLLGEPIYEWVMDVFQQVKDARPRSTRVRAALENLALQRWRYESLIWGHGMVESGPKIVEFMVIGSHHTWYGLLFVKGLVGLFALAIPMVLSLIYLFVFSVHNVQARAAMCMLIVFTCYSLFENLEILAYLYWPALFWLGMTFKNLQNGESHV
- a CDS encoding GumC family protein — encoded protein: MHYPIAIPTRYQKFRAQFYRLVKWPCLAMCLCGYLFIALIVMLYLSMAPVYQSDLELVLPGTGASSSVVLDNVGQVVSQTSAPFSAGGFNPRVNYKEMLLSRGVLNLASEKTSLSAIEFGEPKIALTEQTSILVVSIKGSSAKQAETKAWALYQSLQEELSRLRSDEVSHRDKSIQRVLADYRVRLNEARANILQFQQDSSLVSQDQFTLLVSSLQTIKEKQLYLHAEVSNLIDYAFGLGKNLGVSADLAGKAFTLQSDVEFRGLLKELDISTSQLSEYQSRWGNGHPKVIAEHQRYQAARSSLLIRSNTIAGPHAASVFSSLDLEVNPMRAQMFADLIDASAKEKGITAQIADLRRSELHLQDQLKIYAREAAVLDRLQREFDLAEAVFTSAAARLEAGKADVFASYPVLQLLTKPSLPTDIHSPILKLGLAAGLVGFLFITSGVTVLCNRRRIIKVLLKRS
- a CDS encoding polysaccharide biosynthesis/export family protein, translated to MKTVLFNLTKRVKINAVTSVFSFFLLAGCAQQHSLQEIENSSSSFYGAINDRGELFSQQSVPGKVFAAQLNCDDRADFAAPLNYRVDKPILSSAPSQAPLPSRMNPTRNTLPLSPGDMIEIMMEYGEGFNGSYVLDNLGLLTLPILEPIHASGMSPRELSQRVEIALIKANIFRPVTASVYVKVLHLAAIEVPVTGAVFQPGRILINNKRANNEMDQRVVAAGDYTHRRLLSEAIRGAHGARPDAKLDQVILIRQGWQIEVDLTGILSGLPVKDYPLIDGDQVIVPSTGCFQPHLVRPSQITPKGFRVFMSNLIDSAQNNSSAAVGPYATNLPYGTKLLQAAVSANCVGGKEWTNASRKVMLASINPITNQTQVVERSVEQLMRQANRDDINPYVMPNDAIACYDSNITNIRDVARTIVDVLSPFLLF
- a CDS encoding sugar transferase, with product MTISIILDSTVDQYIVANEQTTPPYPVLLTGKHNGIPMFIQRLVALTALIVLSPFLLITMLLIRLESRGSCFFSQDRIGKYGRHFKMYKFRSMYLKTDRRYAEPDPTTSDRDGICKKYKNDSRISVVGAFIRKFSIDELPQLINIVKGDMALIGPRPALAIEVNAYPTSALCRLNGMPGLSGLWQVSGRADTDFDTQVALDDRYLQKQTIGYDIRILLATLPCVIGARGAY
- a CDS encoding WecB/TagA/CpsF family glycosyltransferase translates to MSGKPFFLYVRSRVVDDTVQQRYLGTEFNRSISACLLLISLPILILNTCIALLKGKTVFEYSLKQDCLGRPVQYQRFSFGMLKGLPMLWSVLSKRISLCGMPVDIEMTKQQTERLQAYSFIPTGLFDAVTLHQASGLVTIEKTELLEQQFTDNRLGYLSLLLKAGLTAFLYNNNKSQLTTPAIFTLFDLKINNDTMIDAVDWVMSDQNIEQGSEQKLNGCKIGCFVNVNSVNLTAVDPQLSKNLNAADRSFADGSGLRIAAKTLGINIKDNLNGTDMLPHLCEAAQAQGISIYLLGAKPGVAIATVKNLLKLYPKLCIAGVEHGYFERSSDSNAVKRINQSNADILLLAMGSPLQEQWLKDNAPQLTCRTALAVGGLFDFYSGQISRAPIWMRELGLEWLWRLMQEPKSKFKRYVIGNPVFLIHTFVFNRASRGF
- a CDS encoding response regulator, which translates into the protein MNDANAITKPLMTVLCVDDELDIIHAMKRLLRKQNYNLLFASSGEKALEVMRQNNVDLIISDMRMPAMSGAELLEKVATSYPNSYRILLTGYADMESTVSATNKGKILKYIQKPWDNDELISSIEEGLEKVKLHK